Proteins found in one Triticum aestivum cultivar Chinese Spring chromosome 4D, IWGSC CS RefSeq v2.1, whole genome shotgun sequence genomic segment:
- the LOC123100075 gene encoding transcription initiation factor IIF subunit alpha isoform X1 encodes MGGAADLVLKAACDACGKASELYSTACRHATLCNSCAATMARSRARCNVCAAPITNVIRVPATALGFRFRDQRHCRRRRRAWRFSALLSLTVLFVPTATQEYNVRVDTTAGKALSIAKFNTGVPPFSKMKGAGNKWSLRKDGPTQGRQLTADMREKYYNRKPWILEDDTGEHQYQSKLEASQSATATYYLLIRRGKEFDAVPVGSWYNFSKIAQYKQLTLEEAEEKMNKRRSSATGYERWMMKTATHGAAAFGSDLKDLADAKGKAANGIQSKKESNEDGNHSDKGEEDEEEGVAKKAVRGFSTRGVDDEEDGGKEDFDLEDEIEIGDDWEHEETFTDDDEALDIDPEERPDVADAENPTGPDIKQDDDENEQGAGGSLSKSGKELKKLLRRADGQNESDDEDDGDTDEDESPLSVLAPKLEHQFGSEQQENNTAKLTATELAVSTPPAPRSNQKRKSGGDGAKTSNRAAVKKPKTEPEARTLGVKEEPPSSVEPISKASASAGSDTDMSAITEEEIIRVLRAIAPVRSQDFVPRFKARIRTPEDKKHFHDIVMKYAYSHKTNGVSYLHLRKETTSAITEEEIIGVLSATAPVRSQDFVPRFKDRIRTQEDKKHFHDIVMKFAYSHKTNGVSYLHLRKEYE; translated from the exons ATGGGGGGCGCCGCCGACCTGGTGCTGAAGGCGGCGTGCGACGCCTGCGGCAAGGCGTCCGAGCTCTACAGCACCGCCTGCCGCCACGCCACCCTCTGCAACTCCTGCGCCGCCACCATGGCGCGCTCGCGCGCGCGCTGCAACGTCTGCGCCGCCCCCATCACCAACGTCATCCGGGTACCCGCGACGGCCCTAGGTTTTCGATTCCGCGATCAACgccattgccgccgccgccgccgcgcttggCGGTTTTCGGCTCTGTTGTCCCTGACCGTTTTGTTTGTTCCAACGGCCACGCAGGAGTACAATGTTCGGGTGGATACCACCGCGGGGAAGGCCCTTTCCATAGCCAAATTCAACACCGGCGTGCCGCCCTTCTCCAAGATGAAGGGTGCGGGGAACAAGTGGTCTCTTCGTAAGGATGGCCCGACGCAAGGCCGTCAGCTTACTGCCGATATGCGG GAGAAGTActacaacagaaagccatggataTTGGAAGATGATACAGGTGAACATCAGTACCAAAGTAAACTTGAGGCATCACAATCTGCAACTGCTACATACTATCTGCTGATTAGGCGCGGCAAGGAGTTCGATGCTGTTCCTGTTGGTTCCTG GTATAACTTCAGTAAAATTGCACAGTACAAACAACTGACTTTGGAAGAAGCTGAAGAGAAGATGAATAAAAGGAGAAGCAGTGCAACTGGGTATGAACGATGGATGATGAAGACAGCTACACATGGAGCTGCCGCCTTTGGTTCGGATCTGAAGGATCTTGCTGATGCAAAGGGCAAGGCGGCAAATGGGATCCAATCCAAGAAAGAAAGTAATGAGGATGGGAATCACTCTGATAAAggtgaggaggatgaagaagagggagTTGCAAAGAAAGCTGTGCGTGGGTTTTCTACGAGGGGAGTGGATGATGAAGAGGATGGCGGAAAAGAAGACTTTGATTTGGAGGATGAGATTGAGATAG GTGATGATTGGGAGCATGAAGAGACCTTCACTGATGATGATGAGGCTCTGGATATTGACCCAGAGGAAAGACCTGATGTAGCTGATGCTGAAAACCCTACTGGACCAGATATTAAGCAG GATGATGATGAGAATGAACAAGGAGCTGGTGGTAGCCTGAGCAAGTCCGGTAAGGAACTAAAAAAGCTGCTCCGCCGTGCTGATGGACAAAATGAGTCCGATGACGAAGACGATGGAGACACTGAT GAAGATGAGTCACCATTGTCAGTACTTGCTCCAAAACTGGAACATCAATTCGGAAGCGAACAACAGGAAAATAACACTGCTAAACTAACAGCAACAGAACTTGCTGTTAGCACTCCACCTGCACCCAGGTCCAATCAAAAAAGGAAATCCGGAGGTGATGGTGCAAAAACTTCGAATCGTGCAGCGGTAAAAAAGCCAAAGACAGAACCT GAGGCAAGAACATTAGGTGTCAAGGAGGAGCCACCCTCGTCCGTGGAACCTATTTCAAAAGCATCTGCTTCAGCAGGGAGTGACACAGATATGTCTGCAATTACAGAGGAGGAAATCATAAGAGTACTTCGTGCAATTGCTCCTGTCAGATCACAAGATTTTGTACCCAGGTTTAAGGCCAGAATAAGAACTCCAGAG GACAAGAAACATTTTCATGACATTGTGATGAAATATGCGTACTCGCACAAGACCAACGGCGTCAGCTATCTTCACCTTCGAAAGGA GACCACATCTGCAATTACAGAGGAGGAAATCATAGGAGTACTTAGTGCAACTGCCCCTGTCAGATCACAAGATTTTGTACCCAGGTTTAAGGATAGAATAAGAACTCAAGAG GACAAGAAACATTTTCATGACATTGTGATGAAATTTGCGTACTCGCACAAGACCAACGGCGTCAGCTATCTTCACCTTCGAAAGGAGTACGAATGA
- the LOC123100075 gene encoding transcription initiation factor IIF subunit alpha isoform X2 yields the protein MGGAADLVLKAACDACGKASELYSTACRHATLCNSCAATMARSRARCNVCAAPITNVIREYNVRVDTTAGKALSIAKFNTGVPPFSKMKGAGNKWSLRKDGPTQGRQLTADMREKYYNRKPWILEDDTGEHQYQSKLEASQSATATYYLLIRRGKEFDAVPVGSWYNFSKIAQYKQLTLEEAEEKMNKRRSSATGYERWMMKTATHGAAAFGSDLKDLADAKGKAANGIQSKKESNEDGNHSDKGEEDEEEGVAKKAVRGFSTRGVDDEEDGGKEDFDLEDEIEIGDDWEHEETFTDDDEALDIDPEERPDVADAENPTGPDIKQDDDENEQGAGGSLSKSGKELKKLLRRADGQNESDDEDDGDTDEDESPLSVLAPKLEHQFGSEQQENNTAKLTATELAVSTPPAPRSNQKRKSGGDGAKTSNRAAVKKPKTEPEARTLGVKEEPPSSVEPISKASASAGSDTDMSAITEEEIIRVLRAIAPVRSQDFVPRFKARIRTPEDKKHFHDIVMKYAYSHKTNGVSYLHLRKETTSAITEEEIIGVLSATAPVRSQDFVPRFKDRIRTQEDKKHFHDIVMKFAYSHKTNGVSYLHLRKEYE from the exons ATGGGGGGCGCCGCCGACCTGGTGCTGAAGGCGGCGTGCGACGCCTGCGGCAAGGCGTCCGAGCTCTACAGCACCGCCTGCCGCCACGCCACCCTCTGCAACTCCTGCGCCGCCACCATGGCGCGCTCGCGCGCGCGCTGCAACGTCTGCGCCGCCCCCATCACCAACGTCATCCGG GAGTACAATGTTCGGGTGGATACCACCGCGGGGAAGGCCCTTTCCATAGCCAAATTCAACACCGGCGTGCCGCCCTTCTCCAAGATGAAGGGTGCGGGGAACAAGTGGTCTCTTCGTAAGGATGGCCCGACGCAAGGCCGTCAGCTTACTGCCGATATGCGG GAGAAGTActacaacagaaagccatggataTTGGAAGATGATACAGGTGAACATCAGTACCAAAGTAAACTTGAGGCATCACAATCTGCAACTGCTACATACTATCTGCTGATTAGGCGCGGCAAGGAGTTCGATGCTGTTCCTGTTGGTTCCTG GTATAACTTCAGTAAAATTGCACAGTACAAACAACTGACTTTGGAAGAAGCTGAAGAGAAGATGAATAAAAGGAGAAGCAGTGCAACTGGGTATGAACGATGGATGATGAAGACAGCTACACATGGAGCTGCCGCCTTTGGTTCGGATCTGAAGGATCTTGCTGATGCAAAGGGCAAGGCGGCAAATGGGATCCAATCCAAGAAAGAAAGTAATGAGGATGGGAATCACTCTGATAAAggtgaggaggatgaagaagagggagTTGCAAAGAAAGCTGTGCGTGGGTTTTCTACGAGGGGAGTGGATGATGAAGAGGATGGCGGAAAAGAAGACTTTGATTTGGAGGATGAGATTGAGATAG GTGATGATTGGGAGCATGAAGAGACCTTCACTGATGATGATGAGGCTCTGGATATTGACCCAGAGGAAAGACCTGATGTAGCTGATGCTGAAAACCCTACTGGACCAGATATTAAGCAG GATGATGATGAGAATGAACAAGGAGCTGGTGGTAGCCTGAGCAAGTCCGGTAAGGAACTAAAAAAGCTGCTCCGCCGTGCTGATGGACAAAATGAGTCCGATGACGAAGACGATGGAGACACTGAT GAAGATGAGTCACCATTGTCAGTACTTGCTCCAAAACTGGAACATCAATTCGGAAGCGAACAACAGGAAAATAACACTGCTAAACTAACAGCAACAGAACTTGCTGTTAGCACTCCACCTGCACCCAGGTCCAATCAAAAAAGGAAATCCGGAGGTGATGGTGCAAAAACTTCGAATCGTGCAGCGGTAAAAAAGCCAAAGACAGAACCT GAGGCAAGAACATTAGGTGTCAAGGAGGAGCCACCCTCGTCCGTGGAACCTATTTCAAAAGCATCTGCTTCAGCAGGGAGTGACACAGATATGTCTGCAATTACAGAGGAGGAAATCATAAGAGTACTTCGTGCAATTGCTCCTGTCAGATCACAAGATTTTGTACCCAGGTTTAAGGCCAGAATAAGAACTCCAGAG GACAAGAAACATTTTCATGACATTGTGATGAAATATGCGTACTCGCACAAGACCAACGGCGTCAGCTATCTTCACCTTCGAAAGGA GACCACATCTGCAATTACAGAGGAGGAAATCATAGGAGTACTTAGTGCAACTGCCCCTGTCAGATCACAAGATTTTGTACCCAGGTTTAAGGATAGAATAAGAACTCAAGAG GACAAGAAACATTTTCATGACATTGTGATGAAATTTGCGTACTCGCACAAGACCAACGGCGTCAGCTATCTTCACCTTCGAAAGGAGTACGAATGA